The window GAATACGCAAGACAACTTATAAAGGAGTCGATGAATTGATGAAAATGTTTACCTATGGAACACTCAAAGACGTTGAAATGCTTAAAGAATACGGAGCAACTGATATTGCAGAAAATGCCTACGTAAAGGGCTATCAAATGTACTCGTACCGAAACGGCTTTCCAATTACAAAGAAAACCGGATACGCAGGAGACATTATTTACGGCACGCTTTTCAGTATTCCGAAAGAAGTAGTATTGTACACCTTTGACCGTATCGAAAATTACGTGCCTGGAAGAGAAAGGATCCACAACATGTATAACCGTGAAAGAGTCTTTGTTCGCCGCAATGATCGGCTTATAAGTGAATTTGAAATCGCTCATATGTACTTGGCGAACGAAGATTACTTTATAGATCACTATATAGAAGAAAATCTAATCGAATCTGGCCTATGGGAGGACGCTGTAAAGGAGGTGATGCCTTGGAACTTGGGCAAGTAGTGTTAACAAAAAATGCCGCAGACAAATTGAAGCAGGAAGAAGTACGGGATGTATTAAACCGCTACATTAATAAAGACTGGGGAGAACTGGATAAAGAAGACTGGGAAGCTAACGATCATGCCTTGGAAAACAATGGCAGGATCTTAGCTTCTTATTCTTTAGACGAGAACAGGAAAGTTTGGAT is drawn from Pueribacillus theae and contains these coding sequences:
- a CDS encoding gamma-glutamylcyclotransferase family protein, which produces MKMFTYGTLKDVEMLKEYGATDIAENAYVKGYQMYSYRNGFPITKKTGYAGDIIYGTLFSIPKEVVLYTFDRIENYVPGRERIHNMYNRERVFVRRNDRLISEFEIAHMYLANEDYFIDHYIEENLIESGLWEDAVKEVMPWNLGK